From one Henriciella marina DSM 19595 genomic stretch:
- a CDS encoding NADP-dependent oxidoreductase, with translation MSDLKGTGWALAKRPVGMPKMDDFKKVDITAQAPGNGEIQVTNSWMSVDPYMRGRMYDRESYVPPFQIGEVLTGSAVGRVTASAHPDYSEGDLIVSMGGWRDVWTGKPEEMMVNKVPQTGLPDSALLGVAGMPGLTAYAGILRVADLKEGDTVFVSGAAGAVGSTVVQIAKIKNCTVIGSAGGEEKCKLVKDLGADHVIDYKAHSDYDGLLGALRKAAPKGIDVYFDNVGGDHLQAAIECARPMARFAICGMISQYNATEPQPGPANIIQVVGKQLTLKGFIVSTYADMQPQFLKDMAAWIKNGDLKFEETVMEGIETAPEAFLGLFQGRNTGKMLVKLA, from the coding sequence ATGTCAGATCTTAAAGGTACAGGCTGGGCCCTGGCGAAACGTCCTGTGGGCATGCCGAAGATGGACGACTTCAAGAAAGTCGACATCACCGCCCAGGCGCCCGGCAATGGAGAGATCCAGGTCACCAATAGCTGGATGTCGGTCGACCCTTATATGCGCGGCCGGATGTATGATCGCGAGAGCTATGTGCCGCCTTTCCAGATTGGCGAAGTGCTGACCGGCAGCGCGGTTGGCCGGGTCACGGCTTCGGCGCACCCTGACTATTCAGAAGGCGATCTGATCGTCTCCATGGGCGGCTGGCGTGATGTCTGGACCGGCAAGCCAGAAGAGATGATGGTCAACAAGGTGCCGCAGACCGGGCTGCCTGATTCGGCGCTGCTGGGTGTTGCCGGGATGCCGGGTCTCACGGCCTATGCAGGCATTCTCCGGGTCGCTGATCTGAAGGAAGGCGATACGGTGTTTGTGTCGGGTGCCGCGGGCGCTGTTGGCTCGACGGTTGTGCAGATCGCGAAGATCAAGAACTGCACGGTCATCGGTTCGGCTGGCGGCGAAGAAAAGTGTAAGCTCGTCAAGGATCTAGGCGCCGATCATGTCATTGATTACAAGGCGCACAGCGACTATGACGGCCTGCTCGGCGCGCTTCGCAAAGCGGCCCCGAAAGGCATCGATGTCTACTTCGACAATGTCGGCGGCGATCACCTTCAGGCAGCCATCGAATGCGCTCGCCCTATGGCGAGATTCGCGATCTGCGGCATGATCAGCCAGTACAATGCAACCGAGCCTCAGCCCGGCCCGGCCAACATCATTCAGGTCGTGGGCAAACAGCTTACACTCAAGGGCTTTATCGTCTCGACCTACGCAGATATGCAGCCGCAATTCCTCAAGGATATGGCCGCCTGGATCAAGAATGGCGACCTGAAGTTCGAGGAAACAGTCATGGAAGGTATCGAGACGGCGCCGGAGGCGTTTCTTGGCCTGTTCCAGGGTCGCAATACCGGTAAGATGCTCGTCAAACTCGCCTGA
- a CDS encoding Gfo/Idh/MocA family protein yields MSLKTALIGAGVFGGYHAGKIAEAQSAIFIGVFDPDAARARDLADKHGVKAFASQADTLSAADAVIIACPAIYHAETVKAALSAGCHVLVEKPLALTGEEAMALAELADKSDRVLQVGHQERLVLKEMGLFDLPETPLEIEAYRESPPAPTGRAGDVSVIFDLMIHDLDMVACLQGAASSIAGQGAIIHSGRIDQARADLVFADGGRAMVSSSRAADERRRSMRLAFKSGEIEIDFLTRAVRNTTPFEIKADVSESLPDPLGAADHAFFAACLGKGPVLVPGREAAEAVRVAEALENSIMKTTGA; encoded by the coding sequence ATGTCCCTTAAAACTGCTCTTATCGGCGCGGGTGTCTTTGGCGGTTACCACGCCGGGAAGATCGCCGAGGCGCAATCTGCGATCTTTATCGGTGTCTTTGACCCGGACGCTGCGCGTGCGCGTGATCTCGCTGATAAGCACGGCGTGAAAGCGTTCGCGTCGCAGGCCGATACGCTCAGCGCTGCCGATGCCGTAATCATTGCCTGTCCGGCCATCTATCATGCAGAGACCGTCAAAGCCGCGCTTTCGGCAGGCTGTCATGTCCTCGTGGAAAAGCCGCTCGCCCTCACCGGCGAAGAGGCGATGGCGCTTGCAGAGCTGGCTGACAAATCAGACCGCGTGCTTCAGGTTGGCCATCAGGAAAGACTGGTCCTGAAAGAGATGGGCCTGTTCGACCTTCCAGAGACACCTCTAGAAATTGAGGCTTATCGCGAGAGCCCGCCGGCGCCCACGGGGCGTGCAGGCGATGTCTCAGTGATCTTCGACCTGATGATCCACGACCTCGACATGGTCGCCTGCCTGCAAGGCGCGGCGTCCTCGATCGCAGGGCAGGGCGCCATCATCCATTCAGGGCGCATCGACCAGGCACGCGCCGATCTCGTCTTCGCAGATGGCGGACGGGCAATGGTCTCCTCAAGCCGCGCCGCAGATGAGCGCCGCCGGTCCATGCGTCTCGCCTTCAAAAGCGGTGAGATCGAAATCGATTTCCTGACACGTGCGGTGCGCAACACCACACCGTTCGAGATAAAGGCCGACGTCTCAGAAAGCCTTCCCGATCCGCTCGGCGCGGCAGACCATGCGTTCTTTGCCGCCTGCCTCGGCAAAGGCCCCGTGCTTGTGCCCGGCCGCGAAGCAGCCGAAGCTGTCCGCGTGGCAGAAGCCCTTGAAAATTCAATAATGAAAACAACCGGAGCCTGA
- a CDS encoding DegT/DnrJ/EryC1/StrS family aminotransferase — protein sequence MAAAEKLAHLPGDAPIQFFDLKAQQASIRGALETRWTTILDHGRYIGGPEVDECEQKLCEFTGAADAVVVGSGTQALVMPLIALGYGHGDAVFIPGFTYNATANAVLLAGATPVLVDIDPATFNMDAADLERKIQMVKGNRNLRARAIMPVDLYGLPADYAALESVADAHGLRIVADAAQAFGGRQGNQWIGTLAEISATSFYPTKTLGGYGDGGAIMVRDKEVGDLLRSIRWHGTGDNRKESIRVGINGRCDSIQCAVVSEKLGIFEEERQRRIQAASIYNERLTGKVDGQVVGANEESAYGLYTVRVPDRDGVRASLQEKGVPTAIYYDTPIHQMPAFEQFAPPGGLPECERASREVLSLPMHPYLSEDQIHRVCDALLATLQR from the coding sequence ATGGCCGCTGCTGAGAAACTTGCACATCTACCGGGCGACGCGCCGATCCAGTTCTTTGACCTGAAGGCCCAGCAGGCTTCCATCCGCGGCGCGCTTGAGACGCGCTGGACCACCATCCTCGATCATGGCCGCTATATTGGCGGGCCTGAAGTCGATGAGTGTGAGCAGAAACTCTGTGAGTTCACGGGCGCTGCAGACGCTGTTGTCGTTGGCTCGGGCACGCAGGCGCTCGTCATGCCGCTGATCGCACTTGGCTATGGCCATGGCGACGCCGTCTTCATCCCCGGCTTCACCTATAATGCGACAGCGAATGCGGTGCTCCTTGCGGGCGCGACCCCCGTCCTCGTCGATATCGACCCGGCGACCTTCAACATGGACGCCGCCGACCTTGAGCGGAAAATCCAGATGGTGAAAGGCAACCGCAATCTTCGCGCGCGGGCGATCATGCCCGTCGACCTCTACGGCCTACCTGCCGACTACGCCGCGCTTGAGAGCGTCGCCGATGCACACGGGCTGCGGATTGTCGCTGACGCCGCGCAGGCCTTTGGCGGACGCCAGGGCAATCAATGGATCGGTACGCTTGCAGAGATCAGCGCGACCAGCTTCTACCCAACCAAGACGCTTGGCGGGTATGGCGATGGCGGCGCGATCATGGTGCGTGACAAGGAGGTCGGCGACCTCCTGCGGTCCATCCGCTGGCACGGGACGGGCGACAATCGCAAGGAATCCATTCGAGTCGGCATCAATGGCCGCTGCGATTCGATCCAGTGCGCGGTCGTCTCCGAAAAGCTCGGCATCTTCGAAGAAGAACGCCAGCGCCGTATTCAGGCGGCGTCCATCTATAATGAGCGACTAACCGGCAAGGTGGACGGCCAGGTCGTCGGCGCGAACGAAGAGTCTGCCTATGGCCTCTACACCGTCCGCGTACCTGATCGTGATGGTGTCCGGGCCTCGCTTCAGGAAAAAGGCGTGCCGACGGCGATCTATTACGACACGCCTATTCACCAGATGCCGGCCTTCGAACAGTTCGCCCCGCCGGGCGGTCTGCCCGAATGTGAGCGTGCCTCAAGGGAGGTCCTCAGCCTGCCAATGCACCCCTACCTGTCGGAAGATCAGATCCACCGCGTCTGCGATGCGCTGCTTGCGACTTTGCAGCGCTGA
- a CDS encoding NAD+ synthase — MTDVLKILVAQLNPVVGDINGNAKLAREVLEEGGQKGADLVVFSEMFLLGYPPEDLVLKPSAVELSMQAAQSLASSSSELPPFVIGSPWQKGSNLFNSVVFCRNGKVEARYDKQELPNYGVFDEQRLFDRGASPACIVEVKGVKIGLAICEDVWFDRVPNAAKAAGAELLVIPNGSPWRRSIHTERAEAFDRWSRLGLPYLFVNQVGGQDELIFDGASYATNTVHAERCGLVGQFDTGTATVEFDLKARKLSLPDGGCELDPDGWHMEYRAATLALGDYVNKNRFPGVVLGMSGGIDSALTAAIAVDALGPDRVWCVMMPSKYTSSNSLEDAKRCAEALGVRYDIINIAPGVGAMDEMLGELFSGKESDTTEENIQSRLRGLTLMALSNKFGHMVVTTGNKSEMAVGYATLYGDMCGGYNALKDFYKTEVFELSRWRNVNLPEGALGPSGEVIPERIITKPPSAELREDQKDEDSLPSYDDLDDILRGLVDDEADIDDILARGHDEATVRRIEHLLYIAEYKRRQAPPGVKVGGKNFGRDRRYPITNRFRDD, encoded by the coding sequence ATGACTGACGTGCTCAAAATACTGGTTGCCCAGCTGAACCCCGTTGTTGGTGACATCAACGGCAATGCCAAGCTTGCGCGTGAAGTGCTCGAAGAGGGCGGCCAGAAGGGCGCAGACCTCGTTGTCTTCAGCGAGATGTTCCTGCTTGGATATCCGCCGGAAGACCTCGTCCTGAAGCCAAGTGCGGTCGAGCTTAGCATGCAGGCCGCGCAATCGCTCGCAAGCTCATCGAGCGAGTTGCCACCCTTCGTGATCGGCTCGCCCTGGCAGAAAGGGTCCAACCTTTTCAATTCGGTTGTGTTCTGCCGGAACGGCAAGGTCGAAGCGCGCTACGACAAGCAGGAACTGCCCAATTACGGCGTCTTTGATGAGCAGCGCCTCTTTGATCGCGGCGCGTCGCCAGCTTGCATCGTTGAGGTGAAGGGCGTCAAAATCGGTCTCGCCATTTGTGAGGATGTCTGGTTCGACCGCGTCCCGAATGCCGCCAAGGCAGCGGGCGCAGAACTGCTGGTCATCCCCAATGGCTCGCCCTGGCGCCGCAGCATCCACACGGAACGTGCCGAGGCCTTCGACCGGTGGAGCCGGCTTGGGCTTCCATATCTCTTCGTGAACCAGGTCGGCGGTCAGGATGAGCTTATCTTTGATGGCGCGTCATACGCGACCAATACGGTGCACGCTGAACGTTGCGGCCTCGTCGGCCAGTTCGACACCGGCACAGCAACGGTCGAGTTCGACCTTAAGGCCAGAAAACTGAGCCTGCCTGATGGTGGATGTGAGCTCGACCCTGATGGCTGGCATATGGAGTACCGGGCCGCGACGCTGGCGCTCGGCGACTATGTGAACAAGAACAGGTTTCCAGGTGTCGTACTCGGCATGTCTGGCGGGATCGACAGTGCACTGACCGCAGCGATCGCGGTCGATGCCCTGGGGCCTGACCGGGTCTGGTGCGTCATGATGCCGTCGAAATACACCTCATCCAACAGCCTTGAGGACGCCAAGCGCTGCGCCGAGGCTCTCGGCGTGCGCTACGATATCATCAACATCGCGCCGGGCGTTGGCGCCATGGATGAGATGCTGGGAGAGCTTTTCTCCGGCAAGGAAAGCGACACGACCGAAGAAAACATTCAGTCGCGCCTTCGCGGCCTGACGCTGATGGCGCTATCGAACAAGTTCGGTCACATGGTCGTCACGACGGGCAACAAGTCGGAAATGGCGGTCGGGTATGCGACGCTCTATGGCGACATGTGCGGCGGCTACAATGCGCTGAAGGATTTCTACAAAACCGAGGTCTTTGAGCTCTCGCGCTGGCGCAATGTGAACCTGCCAGAAGGGGCGCTTGGACCGTCCGGTGAGGTTATCCCCGAGCGGATCATCACCAAGCCGCCATCTGCAGAACTGCGCGAAGACCAGAAGGATGAGGACTCGCTGCCATCCTATGATGACCTCGATGACATCCTGCGCGGGCTCGTCGATGATGAAGCAGATATCGACGATATCCTGGCGCGTGGCCACGATGAGGCGACTGTAAGACGTATCGAGCATCTCTTGTACATTGCCGAGTACAAGCGTAGGCAAGCGCCGCCCGGCGTCAAAGTCGGCGGCAAGAATTTCGGCCGCGACCGTCGCTATCCGATTACCAACCGTTTCAGGGATGATTGA
- the gltX gene encoding glutamate--tRNA ligase, translated as MTAPVVRFAPSPTGKLHVGNVRTALINWLFAKGQGGKFILRVDDTDTERSTQDYEDQIKADLTWLGLVFDDTFNQSARFEKYDAAADRLRGMGLLYACYETADELDRKRKIALSRGRPPVYDRSALSLTDEDKAKLEAEGRKAHWRFKLSGNRVEWTDLVRGPQGIDTSSVSDPVLIREDGSYLYTLPSVVDDIDAKITHVVRGEDHVTNSGAQIEIFKALGGEAPDMAHTPLLVDAEGGAFSKRLGSLSMDTLEQRGILPMAILSLLAKLGTSDNIEVREDLATLASEFDFGKIGRAPAKFDEKDLLSLNAVLVHDLPFDAVREDLEKISPDAANEPFWLAVRENCETVHDVKPFADIAYGRIEPIIDDEDADFIAEAKTLLPNGELTGESWKAWTGDLKQATGRKGKSLFMPLRKALTGQEHGPDMSVLFPLIGREAAARRLSRD; from the coding sequence ATGACCGCACCCGTCGTCCGTTTCGCGCCTTCGCCTACTGGCAAGCTCCATGTCGGCAATGTCCGCACGGCTCTCATCAACTGGCTGTTTGCCAAAGGGCAGGGCGGCAAATTCATCCTGCGTGTCGATGACACAGACACGGAGCGCTCGACGCAGGACTATGAAGATCAGATCAAGGCAGACCTGACCTGGCTCGGCCTTGTCTTTGATGACACCTTCAATCAGTCGGCGCGGTTCGAGAAGTATGATGCAGCTGCAGACAGGCTGCGCGGCATGGGCCTTCTCTATGCCTGCTATGAGACCGCTGATGAGCTCGATCGCAAGCGCAAGATTGCCCTCTCGCGCGGCCGCCCGCCCGTCTATGACAGATCGGCGCTCAGCCTCACTGATGAGGACAAGGCAAAACTGGAGGCCGAAGGCCGCAAAGCCCACTGGCGTTTCAAGCTGTCAGGTAACCGGGTTGAGTGGACCGATCTGGTCCGCGGCCCGCAGGGCATAGACACGTCCAGCGTCTCCGACCCGGTCCTGATCCGCGAGGACGGCTCCTACCTCTACACGCTGCCATCCGTCGTCGACGATATCGACGCGAAGATCACTCATGTCGTTCGCGGCGAAGACCACGTCACCAATTCCGGCGCGCAGATCGAAATCTTCAAGGCCCTTGGCGGCGAGGCACCGGACATGGCCCACACACCGCTTCTGGTTGATGCCGAGGGCGGTGCCTTCTCCAAACGCCTCGGCTCGCTCAGCATGGATACGCTGGAGCAGCGCGGCATCCTGCCAATGGCAATCCTGTCACTGCTCGCCAAGCTTGGCACCAGCGACAATATCGAGGTCCGTGAGGACCTCGCCACGCTCGCAAGCGAGTTCGACTTCGGCAAAATCGGCCGCGCGCCTGCCAAGTTCGATGAGAAAGACCTCCTTAGCCTGAATGCGGTTCTGGTGCATGACCTGCCATTCGATGCGGTTCGCGAAGACCTCGAAAAGATCTCGCCAGATGCCGCGAACGAGCCGTTCTGGCTCGCCGTTCGCGAAAACTGCGAGACTGTCCATGATGTAAAGCCCTTTGCCGACATCGCCTATGGTCGGATCGAACCTATCATTGACGATGAAGATGCAGACTTCATCGCCGAGGCAAAGACGCTTTTGCCGAACGGCGAGCTCACCGGCGAGAGCTGGAAGGCCTGGACCGGCGATCTGAAACAAGCGACCGGCCGTAAAGGCAAATCGCTTTTCATGCCGCTTCGTAAGGCGCTGACCGGTCAGGAGCACGGGCCGGATATGTCTGTCCTGTTCCCGCTCATCGGCCGCGAAGCTGCTGCACGGCGCCTGTCTAGGGACTGA
- a CDS encoding LOG family protein, protein MAELKSICVYCGSSDDVRPAYLTLARNLGRTLAAQDLKLVYGGGGVGLMGACARSAHEAGGDVLGVMPKFLLQKERIFDEVEHRIVDDMHTRKQMMFDESDAFIVLPGGIGTLEEAVEMLSWARLGLHAKPMAFLDEDGFWAPFFELMNHIIDGKFTPESFRSALVHAGTPEDAIDALRDRIVKLSD, encoded by the coding sequence ATGGCTGAGCTGAAATCAATCTGTGTTTATTGCGGGTCGTCGGACGATGTCCGGCCCGCTTACCTGACGCTTGCCCGCAATCTGGGCCGTACACTGGCTGCTCAGGACCTCAAGCTTGTATATGGCGGCGGCGGTGTCGGCCTGATGGGCGCGTGCGCGCGCTCTGCTCATGAGGCGGGCGGCGACGTTCTCGGCGTCATGCCGAAATTCCTGCTGCAGAAGGAGCGCATCTTCGATGAGGTGGAGCACCGCATTGTCGATGACATGCATACGCGCAAGCAGATGATGTTCGACGAGTCAGACGCTTTCATCGTCCTGCCGGGCGGGATCGGCACACTGGAAGAAGCGGTCGAAATGCTGAGCTGGGCGCGTCTTGGCCTGCACGCAAAGCCAATGGCATTTCTGGACGAGGACGGTTTCTGGGCGCCCTTCTTCGAATTGATGAACCACATCATCGACGGCAAGTTCACGCCTGAAAGCTTTCGAAGCGCACTCGTGCATGCGGGCACGCCAGAGGACGCGATTGATGCCCTTCGAGACCGGATCGTCAAACTCTCCGACTAG
- a CDS encoding ABCB family ABC transporter ATP-binding protein/permease, with product MAFMTGASTSNTDRDQIESADGGLASAIVKILKLLARPEMKKWRPVMGVALILTLGAAVLEVISPILLGNAINRVAGQEGVEAQPLIIAVGWIAFAIGLRFLAAALPQARDALFSPVSQDAQRHACVDAFGHAQSLSLGFHQTRRSGALNRVIERGASAIDYLIRFLAFNIGPTFVRLALASVALGAAYDYRLALIAIATIVLYVIATVIITEWRVRQRRRMNKADTELRAVSIDTLTNFETVKAFAAEARETSRYDTAMHRYNKRYVEAVRSMYLLNGVQALIMNLGLFAVLALSAWNYTQGTMQIGDLTAVMLVLLSLYAPLNILGWAWREIKQGAVDLEKLHGLLAMKPEVQDKPGAIELGHTKGAVAFNNVSFTHDARTVGVADVSFAVEPGKKIAFVGTSGAGKSTLLKLLFRFYDVNAGTVLVDGTDVRDLTQTSLRRALGLVPQDVVLFNDTIAANIAYANPGASLEALEDAARRAQLLPFIQALPDGWDTEVGERGLKLSGGEKQRVGIARVILADPAILVLDEATSALDSATEAAVQDALDEASKGRTTLMVAHRLSTVQNADEIVVLEHGRIVERGTHAELLRSDGKYAQMWARQVARDRLAAAAE from the coding sequence ATGGCGTTCATGACAGGCGCATCGACTTCGAATACCGACCGGGACCAGATTGAGAGTGCGGATGGTGGTCTCGCCAGCGCAATCGTCAAGATCCTGAAGCTGCTGGCCCGGCCAGAGATGAAGAAATGGCGGCCCGTCATGGGCGTTGCGCTCATCTTGACTCTAGGCGCGGCCGTTCTTGAAGTCATTTCCCCCATACTGCTGGGCAACGCGATCAACCGTGTCGCCGGGCAGGAAGGCGTTGAGGCCCAGCCGCTGATAATCGCCGTGGGCTGGATCGCTTTCGCCATCGGCTTGCGGTTTCTGGCGGCCGCCTTGCCGCAGGCCCGCGATGCGCTGTTCAGCCCGGTCAGCCAGGACGCGCAGCGCCATGCCTGCGTCGATGCTTTTGGTCACGCGCAGTCGCTTTCCCTCGGTTTCCACCAGACGCGCCGGTCCGGCGCGCTGAACCGCGTCATCGAACGCGGCGCAAGCGCGATCGACTATCTGATCCGCTTCCTGGCCTTTAATATCGGCCCAACCTTCGTGCGCCTGGCGCTCGCGTCGGTCGCCCTTGGCGCGGCCTATGACTACAGGCTCGCCCTGATCGCGATTGCCACCATCGTCCTCTATGTCATCGCGACGGTCATCATCACAGAATGGCGGGTGCGCCAGCGCCGCCGCATGAACAAGGCAGACACCGAGTTACGGGCTGTCTCGATCGACACGCTGACGAATTTCGAAACCGTCAAAGCCTTCGCCGCCGAAGCGCGCGAAACGAGCCGGTACGACACAGCCATGCACCGCTATAACAAGCGCTATGTCGAGGCCGTTCGCAGCATGTACCTGCTGAACGGTGTTCAGGCGCTCATCATGAATCTCGGCCTTTTTGCCGTGCTCGCCCTCTCAGCCTGGAATTACACCCAGGGCACAATGCAGATCGGCGACCTGACGGCTGTCATGCTTGTCCTGCTCAGCCTTTATGCGCCGCTCAATATTCTCGGCTGGGCCTGGCGGGAGATCAAACAGGGCGCCGTCGATCTGGAAAAGCTTCACGGCCTTCTGGCGATGAAACCGGAAGTCCAGGACAAGCCGGGTGCGATCGAACTCGGTCACACCAAAGGCGCGGTCGCCTTCAACAATGTGAGCTTCACCCATGATGCCCGCACGGTCGGCGTGGCGGATGTCAGCTTTGCTGTTGAGCCCGGCAAGAAGATCGCCTTCGTCGGCACGTCTGGTGCGGGCAAATCCACCCTGCTGAAGCTGCTGTTTCGTTTCTATGACGTGAACGCCGGCACTGTGCTGGTAGACGGAACCGACGTGCGGGACCTCACGCAGACCTCGCTGCGACGCGCGCTTGGTCTCGTTCCGCAGGACGTGGTCCTCTTCAATGATACGATTGCTGCCAACATCGCCTATGCCAATCCAGGCGCCTCGCTCGAAGCGCTTGAAGACGCCGCGCGGCGCGCGCAGCTTCTGCCCTTCATCCAGGCTTTGCCGGACGGATGGGACACCGAAGTTGGTGAGCGTGGCCTGAAACTCTCTGGCGGCGAGAAACAGCGTGTCGGCATCGCCCGCGTAATTCTCGCCGACCCGGCCATCCTGGTGCTGGATGAAGCGACCTCCGCCCTCGACAGTGCGACAGAAGCCGCCGTACAGGATGCGCTGGACGAGGCCTCGAAAGGGCGAACGACGCTCATGGTCGCCCACCGCCTCTCTACGGTGCAGAACGCTGATGAGATCGTCGTTCTGGAGCATGGCAGGATCGTCGAGCGCGGAACGCATGCAGAGCTTTTGCGCTCTGATGGCAAGTATGCACAGATGTGGGCGCGTCAGGTTGCGCGAGACAGGCTCGCAGCAGCGGCTGAATAG
- a CDS encoding phosphatidylserine decarboxylase, giving the protein MADRDTSLSHKTFPWFRSGFDLEGVVGFLAAWLLGVLLAMIWEPLFWVAFIPGVIILFATRTAERVTPQSEDHLVSPCDGVVVSVVETDAPASLRMAGPALRIRISSSPLAANNIHAPIAGAIDRIDRTEGDPKAFAAMKAEGEGLERLSMVFSSDVMRAGFVVATGGLGPRLEVKSDAGDRVLKGKTVATRRLGGWCDIYVPARSPGAPVVEPGRTLVGGETILWDLHMSSPEVQHAPEDQAAATTSTIAEPPVESGSQAAAAMSTAPAAAAVTPDPMPPEVISGEEDDGAGDDNAYIGTSPVEQQPTPEVVPPTVEEEVETDVQPAPDASDAQAIPETLPPEIAEEEAETPYPQEPSSTTAEPESGISDPSDPSRPDQAAEATDPASMFERLRQQARKLAGDDDNNNR; this is encoded by the coding sequence ATGGCTGACAGGGACACTTCGCTTTCCCACAAGACTTTTCCGTGGTTCCGCAGCGGGTTCGACCTCGAAGGGGTCGTTGGGTTTCTGGCGGCCTGGCTTCTGGGCGTGCTGCTCGCCATGATCTGGGAGCCGCTCTTCTGGGTCGCCTTCATTCCAGGCGTCATCATCCTTTTTGCCACACGGACAGCAGAACGCGTGACGCCGCAGTCGGAAGATCATCTGGTTTCTCCGTGCGATGGCGTTGTGGTTTCCGTCGTCGAGACCGATGCCCCCGCATCGCTTCGCATGGCGGGCCCGGCTCTTCGCATCCGGATTTCATCGTCACCCCTTGCGGCAAACAATATTCACGCACCGATCGCAGGCGCAATCGACCGGATCGACCGTACCGAAGGCGACCCAAAGGCGTTCGCCGCGATGAAAGCCGAAGGTGAAGGTCTTGAGCGCCTCTCCATGGTGTTCAGCAGCGATGTCATGCGCGCGGGCTTCGTGGTTGCGACTGGTGGTCTGGGACCGCGCCTCGAGGTGAAATCCGATGCAGGGGACCGCGTGCTCAAAGGCAAGACGGTCGCGACCCGGCGTCTTGGCGGCTGGTGCGATATCTATGTCCCAGCCCGCTCACCCGGCGCACCGGTCGTCGAGCCAGGCCGCACGCTTGTCGGCGGCGAGACAATCCTCTGGGATCTCCACATGTCTTCGCCCGAAGTTCAGCACGCGCCAGAAGACCAGGCTGCTGCCACCACCTCCACGATCGCAGAGCCGCCCGTAGAGTCTGGGTCTCAGGCTGCCGCTGCCATGTCGACAGCGCCTGCAGCCGCCGCCGTGACGCCTGATCCAATGCCGCCAGAAGTTATTTCTGGCGAAGAAGACGACGGTGCGGGCGACGATAACGCATATATCGGCACGTCCCCGGTCGAGCAGCAGCCAACACCCGAAGTCGTGCCTCCGACCGTTGAGGAAGAGGTCGAAACGGACGTTCAGCCGGCGCCAGATGCCTCTGACGCGCAGGCCATCCCTGAAACGCTGCCGCCGGAAATCGCCGAGGAGGAGGCGGAAACGCCTTACCCGCAGGAACCGTCGAGCACGACTGCAGAACCAGAATCTGGCATCTCAGACCCAAGCGATCCTTCGCGGCCTGACCAGGCGGCTGAGGCCACAGATCCCGCATCGATGTTCGAACGCCTCAGGCAACAGGCCCGCAAGCTTGCCGGCGACGACGACAATAATAATCGCTAA
- a CDS encoding DUF2842 domain-containing protein — translation MRKVVASIAILAFIAIWVVLIGTIGSRITDQPIWVQLPFYIIAGVAWILPLRPILRWMNRPA, via the coding sequence ATGCGCAAAGTCGTCGCATCCATCGCAATCCTTGCCTTCATCGCGATCTGGGTCGTCCTGATTGGGACGATTGGCAGCCGCATCACCGATCAACCGATCTGGGTGCAGCTGCCATTTTATATTATTGCTGGCGTCGCATGGATCCTGCCGCTCCGGCCCATCCTGCGCTGGATGAACCGGCCTGCGTAA